A DNA window from Nitrospirota bacterium contains the following coding sequences:
- a CDS encoding 3-deoxy-D-manno-octulosonic acid transferase encodes MYLLYNILLIITLIITSPFLIYKIITKEKHRKGLMQKLGILPKDLHYPPPLPTKIPSPLRGEGQGGGELRRFSDEKRIHIHAVSVGEVLAIAPFVKELKKRHPELKIIFSTVTPTGNELARKRIPEADHIIYFPFDFPWVVKKVVKTIRPQIYVTVETEIWPNFLRIVKQYGAKTIMINGRISPHTYKGYSYISVFMKKVLANVDLLCMQSDEDARRIIAIGAPEHAVSVTGNMKYDQRFADISESEMKKKRELFGIKNDDSVIIAGSTHRGEDEIILDAFKDCLNSTGKVRLIIVPRHIERAGEIEKLIQSKGLEPVKRTGLNDTVKNAFTHNTVVVGDTIGELSTLYSIASVVIMGGSFIPHGGQNPLEAMYYKKPVIFGQHTFNFREITEVIIKTGAGIRVEKNEELPGVLKELLSNLQRQREMGEKGYQIIIKNRGAVEKNLSVIEKLLSAL; translated from the coding sequence ATGTACTTGCTATATAACATACTACTAATAATTACCTTAATCATCACCTCCCCTTTTCTTATATACAAGATTATTACAAAAGAGAAACACAGGAAAGGATTGATGCAGAAGCTCGGAATACTTCCAAAGGACTTACATTATCCCCCACCCTTGCCAACAAAAATTCCCTCCCCCTTGAGGGGGGAGGGTCAGGGTGGGGGTGAGCTACGAAGATTCTCTGATGAAAAACGCATCCACATCCACGCCGTCTCTGTCGGAGAAGTTCTGGCAATCGCCCCATTTGTTAAGGAGTTGAAAAAGAGACATCCTGAATTAAAAATTATATTTTCTACTGTAACACCCACCGGTAATGAGCTGGCACGAAAAAGGATACCGGAGGCAGATCACATAATATACTTCCCGTTTGATTTTCCATGGGTAGTAAAAAAGGTTGTTAAAACTATACGGCCGCAGATATACGTAACAGTGGAAACAGAGATATGGCCCAATTTCCTGAGGATAGTTAAACAGTATGGTGCAAAGACTATTATGATCAACGGCAGGATTTCTCCTCATACATATAAAGGATACAGTTATATAAGTGTATTTATGAAAAAGGTGCTGGCCAATGTTGACCTCTTATGTATGCAGAGTGATGAGGATGCAAGAAGGATTATTGCAATAGGCGCTCCGGAACACGCTGTTAGTGTTACAGGGAACATGAAATATGATCAAAGGTTTGCGGATATAAGTGAAAGTGAGATGAAGAAAAAGAGGGAGTTGTTTGGGATAAAGAATGATGACAGTGTTATCATTGCAGGCAGTACCCACAGGGGCGAGGATGAGATAATACTGGATGCTTTTAAAGACTGCCTGAACAGCACAGGCAAGGTCAGACTCATAATTGTTCCAAGACACATAGAGAGGGCCGGTGAGATTGAGAAGCTGATTCAATCAAAAGGGCTGGAACCTGTAAAAAGGACAGGGCTTAATGATACTGTCAAAAATGCTTTTACACACAATACCGTTGTTGTAGGCGATACAATAGGTGAACTCTCTACTCTCTACAGCATTGCCTCTGTTGTAATCATGGGCGGAAGTTTCATCCCGCACGGCGGACAGAATCCGCTCGAAGCGATGTATTACAAAAAGCCTGTAATATTCGGGCAGCACACATTCAATTTCAGAGAGATTACAGAAGTGATAATAAAAACCGGCGCCGGCATAAGAGTGGAAAAAAATGAAGAACTCCCCGGTGTATTAAAAGAACTCCTGAGTAATTTGCAAAGACAGCGAGAGATGGGAGAAAAGGGGTATCAAATTATTATAAAAAACAGAGGGGCCGTAGAAAAAAATCTATCAGTGATTGAGAAATTACTGTCAGCCCTCTGA
- a CDS encoding lysophospholipid acyltransferase family protein, whose product MGHIRRFILKYIVPPLGFILIYILGITYRKVLVNKDIEKTLIDRGVNPIYALWHGRLLLFPFLYRWQYRLYTIVSLSTDGEIIARILSMLGVYVIRGSSYEGGTKAFREMVKVAKNKKSVFITVDGSRGPVFKVQGGVLHLARLGEVPVIPVTYGAKNAIVLKSWDRFIIPMPFTRVAVIYGEPLYIPRELKEEQHEIYRLLLEQRLNEMTTIADNYFRQ is encoded by the coding sequence ATGGGGCATATAAGAAGATTTATATTAAAATATATTGTTCCTCCTCTTGGTTTTATTCTGATTTACATCCTCGGGATTACCTACAGAAAAGTTCTTGTAAATAAAGATATTGAAAAGACTTTAATAGACAGAGGCGTTAATCCCATTTATGCATTATGGCATGGCCGGTTACTTTTATTTCCATTTCTATACCGGTGGCAATATAGGCTATATACCATTGTCAGCCTTAGCACTGATGGGGAGATAATAGCAAGGATTTTAAGTATGCTCGGGGTGTATGTAATAAGAGGGTCTTCTTATGAAGGCGGCACAAAGGCATTTCGTGAGATGGTGAAGGTAGCAAAGAATAAAAAATCTGTGTTTATTACTGTTGATGGCTCAAGGGGACCGGTCTTCAAGGTACAGGGCGGTGTGCTTCATCTTGCAAGGCTTGGTGAAGTACCTGTTATTCCCGTTACCTACGGTGCGAAAAATGCGATTGTTCTGAAAAGCTGGGACAGGTTTATTATCCCCATGCCGTTTACCCGTGTAGCAGTTATCTATGGAGAGCCGTTATATATCCCAAGGGAACTTAAAGAAGAACAGCATGAGATATACAGACTTCTGCTTGAGCAGAGGCTTAATGAAATGACAACTATTGCAGACAACTATTTCAGGCAGTGA
- a CDS encoding non-canonical purine NTP pyrophosphatase — MSLKIVLATKNRGKIEEIKYILKESGIADAIEIYSLSDFPDIPDIVEDGATFSENAWKKAETVAGYTGLTAIADDSGLEVDALNGAPGIYSARFAGEKATDSENIKKLLRLMEGVPKEKRGARFVCVIAVAVHGVTPPPLNPLPQGEGRFGEIPPPLTGDNHNSLPFKGRVRVGMGFFSDANNILMEGECRGVIFEVERGTSGFGYDPVFIIPEYGKTFAELGAEIKNKISHRAVALNKLKTHLKLMI, encoded by the coding sequence GTGAGCTTGAAGATAGTACTCGCCACTAAGAATAGGGGCAAGATAGAGGAGATAAAATATATCCTTAAAGAGAGCGGGATAGCAGATGCAATTGAAATATATTCACTCTCTGATTTTCCTGACATACCGGATATTGTTGAGGATGGGGCAACATTTTCTGAGAATGCATGGAAGAAAGCTGAAACTGTTGCCGGTTATACAGGGTTGACTGCAATAGCAGATGACTCCGGCCTTGAGGTTGATGCATTGAACGGGGCGCCTGGTATTTATTCTGCAAGGTTTGCAGGGGAGAAGGCGACTGATTCAGAAAACATCAAAAAACTCCTAAGATTAATGGAAGGAGTTCCAAAGGAAAAAAGAGGTGCGAGGTTTGTGTGTGTGATAGCGGTTGCGGTGCATGGTGTAACCCCCCCTCCCCTTAATCCCCTCCCGCAAGGGGAGGGGAGATTCGGAGAAATCCCCCCTCCCTTGACGGGAGATAACCATAATTCCCTCCCCTTCAAGGGGAGGGTTAGGGTGGGGATGGGTTTTTTCTCCGATGCAAACAACATCCTTATGGAAGGCGAATGCCGCGGAGTTATCTTTGAAGTTGAACGCGGCACATCAGGGTTTGGCTATGACCCTGTATTTATCATCCCGGAATATGGAAAGACTTTTGCTGAACTTGGCGCTGAGATAAAAAACAAGATAAGCCACCGTGCTGTGGCATTGAATAAATTAAAGACACACCTCAAACTGATGATCTGA
- the rph gene encoding ribonuclease PH, which produces MARTDGRKIDQMRPVKIHRNYIKFAEGSALIEVGDTKVICTATIEEKVPPHLKDKNKGWVTAEYSMLPRSTHSRIARESAKGKIGGRTHEIQRLIGRVLRSVVDLEKLGERTIWIDCDVIQADGGTRTASITGSFVALADAIKYAQKKGLIGDIPLKDYLAAVSVGIIDGEPVLDLNYSEDSTAEVDMNIVMTGKGKFVEVQGTAEGAPFSKTQMEGLISLAKHGIEELIAIQHKLIGDLV; this is translated from the coding sequence ATGGCAAGAACAGACGGCAGGAAGATTGATCAAATGAGACCGGTAAAGATTCACAGGAATTACATAAAGTTTGCTGAAGGATCGGCACTGATAGAGGTTGGTGATACAAAGGTAATATGTACGGCTACGATTGAAGAAAAGGTACCGCCGCATCTTAAAGACAAGAATAAGGGGTGGGTTACTGCTGAATATTCAATGCTTCCCCGCTCTACTCATTCAAGGATAGCAAGGGAATCGGCAAAGGGGAAGATAGGCGGGCGGACGCATGAGATACAACGTCTAATCGGGAGGGTGTTGAGGTCTGTAGTTGACCTGGAAAAACTTGGTGAACGCACTATCTGGATAGACTGTGATGTGATTCAGGCAGACGGCGGTACACGCACAGCCTCAATTACAGGTTCGTTTGTTGCACTCGCAGATGCAATTAAGTATGCACAGAAAAAAGGTTTGATTGGGGATATTCCACTAAAGGATTATCTTGCCGCTGTGAGTGTAGGTATTATTGACGGAGAGCCTGTCCTTGACCTGAACTATTCAGAGGACTCCACTGCTGAAGTTGATATGAATATTGTGATGACAGGCAAAGGGAAATTCGTTGAGGTTCAGGGCACTGCAGAGGGCGCCCCATTTTCCAAGACGCAGATGGAAGGGCTTATCTCGCTTGCAAAGCATGGAATAGAAGAGCTGATTGCAATACAGCATAAACTAATAGGTGATTTAGTGTGA
- a CDS encoding glutamate racemase, producing MKCDKRPIGVFDSGIGGLTVLKEIIKLLPEEDTIYLGDTAHLPYGTKSEETVIRYSLDNTRFLLQHDIKLLVVACNTASAVSLTALRKEFSLPIIGVIDAGARAAVKATKNRRVGIIGTETTIRSSAYTKAMKAIDPDIETIGKACPMFVPLVEEGWTDDAIAVMTAERYLIPLKEEGIDTLVLGCTHYPLLKNAIHKVMGDSVRLIDSAEETALEVKEILNVIPPNQIEMAGGDQGEGGQLGFSYEKGHENQRDKNVPPILNLLFTDGGPSPFVDRRGFLTPPELFSGEHPLRRYFVTDFSPRFEEQGSRFLEMKIPKVEKINWG from the coding sequence ATGAAATGTGATAAAAGACCTATTGGTGTATTTGACTCAGGCATCGGCGGGCTTACGGTTTTAAAGGAGATTATTAAACTCCTTCCGGAAGAGGATACTATATATCTTGGTGATACTGCCCATCTTCCGTATGGGACAAAGTCTGAAGAAACCGTTATCAGATATTCTCTGGATAACACACGTTTTCTTCTCCAGCATGATATAAAACTCCTTGTCGTGGCATGTAATACTGCCTCAGCAGTGAGCCTTACTGCGTTGAGGAAAGAGTTTTCCCTTCCAATAATCGGGGTGATAGACGCGGGGGCGAGGGCCGCTGTTAAGGCAACAAAAAACCGCAGGGTTGGGATTATAGGTACTGAGACAACCATAAGGAGCAGTGCCTATACTAAGGCGATGAAGGCTATTGACCCTGATATTGAAACAATCGGCAAGGCATGTCCTATGTTTGTCCCGCTTGTTGAAGAGGGATGGACTGATGATGCTATTGCAGTAATGACTGCTGAAAGGTATCTCATTCCCTTAAAGGAAGAGGGGATTGACACACTGGTTCTTGGATGCACGCACTATCCACTGTTGAAGAATGCTATTCATAAGGTAATGGGGGATAGTGTTAGATTGATAGACTCAGCAGAGGAGACAGCATTGGAGGTCAAGGAGATATTGAATGTTATTCCCCCTAACCAAATTGAAATGGCGGGAGGGGATCAGGGGGAGGGTGGGCAGTTGGGATTTTCATATGAAAAGGGGCATGAAAATCAGCGGGACAAGAATGTCCCGCCTATCCTCAATTTATTATTCACGGATGGGGGGCCATCCCCATTTGTGGATAGGCGGGGTTTTCTTACCCCGCCGGAGTTATTTTCGGGTGAACATCCTCTTCGCCGATATTTTGTAACAGACTTCTCCCCCCGCTTTGAAGAACAGGGGAGCAGGTTTCTTGAAATGAAGATTCCAAAAGTTGAAAAAATAAACTGGGGGTAA
- a CDS encoding radical SAM protein, which produces MVKINEIFKSIQGETTFAGVPSVFIRTTGCNLRCSWCDTKYAYSEGEEYLLDDLVKVIEKFNCPNVVITGGEPLEQEETPLLAERLIKDGFKVLIETNGSKDISILPNETFKIVDLKCPSSNMADRMLWENLQHLSSHDEIKFVITDYNDYVWAKSILTTHHLNDICTVLFSPAFGLLNPALIAEWIINDNLPVRMQIQLHKYIWGPDARGK; this is translated from the coding sequence ATTGTGAAAATAAATGAGATATTTAAGAGTATTCAGGGGGAGACAACTTTTGCAGGGGTTCCGTCGGTATTCATAAGGACAACAGGTTGTAATCTGCGATGCAGTTGGTGCGATACAAAGTATGCGTATTCAGAGGGTGAGGAATACTTGTTAGATGACCTTGTTAAGGTTATTGAAAAGTTCAACTGCCCGAATGTTGTAATCACAGGTGGAGAACCTTTGGAACAGGAAGAGACTCCACTGCTCGCAGAGCGGCTCATTAAAGACGGTTTTAAAGTCCTTATTGAGACCAATGGCAGCAAGGACATCTCAATTCTTCCTAATGAGACATTTAAGATTGTGGATTTAAAATGCCCGAGCAGTAATATGGCGGACAGGATGTTGTGGGAAAATTTGCAGCATCTTTCCTCCCATGATGAGATCAAGTTTGTTATTACTGATTACAATGATTATGTATGGGCAAAATCTATTCTGACAACCCATCATCTCAACGATATATGTACGGTATTGTTTTCTCCTGCCTTTGGCCTGCTTAATCCTGCACTCATCGCAGAGTGGATAATTAATGATAACCTTCCGGTCAGAATGCAGATTCAGCTTCATAAATATATCTGGGGTCCTGATGCAAGGGGAAAATAA
- the hpnC gene encoding squalene synthase HpnC: MQGENKNPAYASEVEAAFAYCTRLATEHYENFPVGSWMIPKNKRKYVHAIYAFARTADDMADEQPHPHPDPPSCLPPQKRGEGFGRNLIAALPEGEGISLPFKGRARVGMGLFLDNNAAKTRLHLLDEWEKQLYNCIDGKPEHPIFIALKETLTTFAIPAGLLKDLITAFRMDTVNKRYRKMEDVLTYCRYSANPVGRIVLYLFGYKDPGLHRLSDFICTALQLTNFWQDIAIDLEKDRIYIPLEDMEKFGYTEDELMSHTFNDGFKNLLAYETGYTKGLFTKGLPLCSMVEGGLSLELKAVWSGGMKILEKLEHNGYDIFNKRPVITAMDKLKIVSRALTMRQKKNEESI, translated from the coding sequence ATGCAAGGGGAAAATAAAAACCCTGCTTATGCCTCTGAGGTAGAAGCCGCCTTTGCATACTGCACCAGGCTTGCAACTGAACACTACGAAAACTTTCCTGTCGGTTCATGGATGATCCCTAAGAACAAGAGGAAATATGTACATGCCATATACGCATTTGCACGTACTGCGGATGATATGGCGGATGAACAACCCCACCCTCACCCTGATCCCCCCTCCTGCCTCCCCCCGCAAAAGAGGGGGGAGGGATTTGGAAGGAATTTAATTGCAGCTCTCCCTGAGGGAGAGGGAATTTCCCTCCCCTTCAAGGGGAGGGCCAGGGTGGGGATGGGGTTGTTTTTGGATAATAATGCTGCAAAAACACGCCTGCACCTCCTCGATGAGTGGGAGAAACAACTATACAATTGTATTGACGGAAAACCGGAACACCCCATATTCATAGCATTAAAAGAGACTCTTACAACATTTGCAATCCCTGCAGGATTGCTCAAAGACCTGATTACGGCATTTAGGATGGATACGGTTAATAAGAGATACCGGAAGATGGAGGATGTCCTTACATACTGCCGCTATTCGGCAAATCCTGTTGGAAGGATTGTGCTATATCTCTTTGGATACAAAGACCCAGGGCTTCACAGGCTGTCTGATTTTATATGCACAGCCCTTCAGTTAACCAACTTCTGGCAGGACATTGCGATTGACCTTGAGAAAGACCGTATATACATACCACTGGAGGACATGGAGAAGTTCGGTTATACGGAAGATGAATTAATGTCGCATACTTTTAACGATGGATTCAAAAACCTTCTAGCTTATGAAACAGGATATACAAAAGGGCTGTTTACAAAGGGACTGCCATTGTGCAGTATGGTTGAAGGAGGCTTATCACTTGAGCTTAAGGCAGTCTGGTCAGGCGGTATGAAGATACTGGAAAAGCTGGAGCATAACGGGTATGATATTTTTAATAAAAGGCCGGTTATTACTGCAATGGACAAACTGAAGATAGTTTCGCGCGCATTAACCATGAGACAAAAAAAGAATGAAGAATCCATCTGA
- the hpnD gene encoding presqualene diphosphate synthase HpnD, protein MKNPSDNPAHSRIITKQSNSNFYYSFLFLSSEKRKALYSIYALCRSLDDVVDKATNRVAASANLLKWTTEIINTYKGNPSHPITIDLKKYIDKYSIPDKYFFELIRGVEMDLTKNRYHTFDELHKYCYRVASVVGLICTDVFGYKNAITLGYAVDLGVAMQLTNIMRDVKSDAENGRIYLPLEDLKKFGYSEGELLSSSYNQKFIDMMRFECARARDYYKRAEETLPKEDRKSMIAAEIMRAIYSNLLKKIEDTNYNVFSYHARLSKSRKISIAVRTWAKVRIGIK, encoded by the coding sequence ATGAAGAATCCATCTGATAATCCTGCCCATAGCCGCATAATAACCAAGCAGAGTAACTCCAATTTTTACTACTCCTTCTTATTTCTGTCTTCTGAAAAGAGAAAGGCACTGTATTCAATATATGCCCTCTGCCGCTCACTTGATGATGTTGTTGACAAGGCGACAAACAGGGTTGCTGCATCAGCGAACTTACTCAAATGGACCACAGAGATTATCAATACATATAAAGGAAATCCTTCACACCCGATTACTATAGACCTTAAAAAGTATATTGATAAATACTCAATACCGGATAAATATTTTTTTGAACTTATCAGGGGAGTTGAGATGGATTTAACTAAAAACAGATACCATACGTTCGATGAACTTCACAAATACTGCTATAGGGTTGCATCTGTTGTTGGGCTTATATGTACGGATGTGTTCGGTTATAAGAATGCCATTACTCTGGGATATGCCGTAGACCTTGGAGTTGCCATGCAATTAACAAACATAATGAGAGATGTAAAAAGTGATGCTGAAAATGGCAGGATTTACCTGCCGCTTGAGGATCTGAAAAAGTTCGGATACTCAGAAGGGGAACTGTTATCATCATCATACAACCAGAAATTTATTGATATGATGAGATTTGAGTGTGCCCGGGCAAGAGATTATTATAAAAGGGCTGAAGAGACCCTGCCTAAGGAAGACCGTAAGTCAATGATAGCCGCTGAGATTATGCGGGCAATATATAGTAATCTGCTTAAAAAGATTGAAGATACAAATTATAACGTATTCTCTTATCACGCACGCTTATCAAAATCCCGGAAAATTTCTATTGCAGTAAGGACATGGGCTAAGGTCAGGATTGGAATAAAGTAA
- a CDS encoding FAD-dependent oxidoreductase, with translation MKKNVIIIGGGFAGLTAATELISSGYNVTVIEQRGYFGGRAFSFLDRNTFIELDNGQHLLMGCYENTFRFLKTLGTFDKLYIQKNLHVDFIESAGQTYSLSCLPLPAPLHAASGILRFKALSLSERLKMLYITKDVLYDNHPLPLTLSQKGMVSSYLSNDSANDSANDSGKGEGVSSITDWLSRYGQGKRAMDTFWNILTLAIMNESPDRSSAAIFKTVLRKAMFKSRKGSRIVFPAVPLSRLYADDAEDYVIRHGGVVEKRCAASEILFDGHSVTGIRTRNNRIIKGDYYISAVPYYSLHRLLPPSIINKHHSYFSCLKELKSSPIISFHLLFDKPIIDKPFAAFINSPVQWIFNNNMISTYIPPPLTGGGQGEGEHRQSNNLISLVISGAQEFVNMDSAALLTMAVTELRKFLPEANSAKLIYSRIIKEKSATFIPAPDIQKYRPSQESPIKNLFIAGDWTDTGLPATIEGAVLSGYRCAELIRMNSHEPSAHKGT, from the coding sequence ATGAAGAAAAATGTCATCATCATCGGCGGGGGCTTCGCCGGCCTTACTGCTGCAACAGAGCTTATATCCTCCGGTTATAACGTTACCGTCATAGAACAACGCGGCTATTTTGGCGGAAGGGCTTTTTCATTCTTAGACAGGAATACCTTCATTGAACTGGATAACGGCCAGCATCTCCTTATGGGATGCTATGAAAACACATTCAGATTCTTAAAGACATTAGGGACTTTTGATAAATTATACATCCAGAAAAATCTCCATGTTGATTTTATAGAAAGTGCCGGACAAACCTACAGCCTGAGCTGCCTCCCGTTACCTGCGCCTCTTCATGCGGCATCAGGTATCTTACGATTCAAGGCACTTAGCCTTTCCGAGCGGCTCAAAATGCTTTACATCACAAAGGATGTACTATATGATAATCATCCCCTCCCACTAACACTGTCCCAAAAGGGGATGGTAAGCTCTTATCTATCAAATGATTCGGCAAATGATTCGGCAAATGATTCGGGCAAGGGGGAGGGTGTTTCTTCCATCACCGATTGGCTTTCCCGGTATGGACAAGGGAAACGGGCCATGGACACATTCTGGAACATCCTCACCCTCGCAATCATGAATGAAAGCCCCGATAGGTCATCAGCCGCCATCTTTAAGACTGTTCTGAGAAAGGCAATGTTTAAGAGCCGCAAGGGTTCAAGGATTGTTTTTCCTGCTGTGCCGTTGAGCAGGCTATATGCTGATGATGCTGAAGATTATGTCATCCGTCACGGGGGAGTTGTAGAAAAAAGATGTGCTGCATCTGAAATATTGTTTGATGGTCACTCAGTCACCGGTATAAGAACCCGCAACAACAGGATAATTAAAGGGGATTATTATATAAGTGCCGTTCCTTATTATTCACTTCATAGGCTACTGCCTCCATCAATCATAAACAAACACCATTCATACTTTTCATGCCTGAAAGAACTGAAGTCATCTCCCATTATCTCTTTCCATCTCCTATTCGATAAACCGATAATTGATAAGCCCTTTGCAGCATTTATAAACTCCCCGGTTCAGTGGATATTTAATAATAATATGATTTCAACCTATATTCCCCCTCCCTTGACGGGAGGGGGGCAGGGGGAGGGTGAGCATAGACAGTCCAATAACCTTATCTCCCTTGTAATAAGCGGTGCACAAGAGTTTGTAAATATGGACTCAGCAGCGCTCCTTACAATGGCAGTGACAGAACTCAGGAAGTTTCTGCCGGAGGCAAATTCAGCTAAACTAATCTACAGCAGAATTATAAAGGAAAAGTCTGCTACCTTCATCCCTGCACCGGACATTCAAAAATACAGACCTTCTCAGGAATCACCAATCAAAAACCTCTTCATCGCAGGCGACTGGACAGACACAGGACTTCCGGCAACCATAGAAGGTGCAGTCCTCAGCGGATATAGATGTGCTGAATTGATTCGAATGAACTCACATGAGCCTTCGGCTCACAAAGGTACATGA
- a CDS encoding DASS family sodium-coupled anion symporter: MPAPALSGQGHSLAAILSLVITYWVSEAIPIPVTALLGAALCVFMGVAPARTVLAPFADPIVFLFIGSFIIAKAMNIHRLDRRFAMYIFSIKGIGNSPSMLLIACGVVVALISMWISNTAATAIMLPICIGIISSMEKRLSTVSFKYRAGMMLMIAYGASVGGIGTPVGSPPNLIAIGMIESLAHYRITFFQWMALGVPMLIIMFIVLSILLLFLHNPPSRTDSSALIIQDTEDDAAGWSKGEIYTLISFGTAVMLWILPGIIAVVYGVDSGLYKSLKGVLDEGVVAVVAAFLLFVLPVNWQKRTFAISWDQAVRIDWGTILLFGGGLSLGKLMFDTGLANIIGNRLTNIAGVEGLWSITALSVIIGILVSEATSNTASASMVIPVMIAIAQAAGVSPVPPALGACLGASFGFMLPVSTPPNAIVYGSGMVPILSMLKAGVIFDALGFVTIWTGLRILCPLLGLM; encoded by the coding sequence ATGCCTGCACCCGCCTTATCAGGTCAGGGACACTCGCTGGCTGCAATCCTTAGTCTTGTAATAACCTACTGGGTATCTGAGGCCATCCCCATCCCTGTAACTGCACTGCTTGGCGCTGCACTTTGCGTATTTATGGGGGTTGCCCCGGCCAGGACAGTGCTTGCCCCTTTTGCCGATCCCATCGTGTTTCTCTTCATAGGAAGTTTTATCATTGCAAAGGCCATGAACATTCACAGGCTGGACCGCAGGTTTGCCATGTATATCTTTTCCATAAAGGGTATCGGCAACAGCCCATCCATGCTATTAATTGCATGCGGCGTAGTAGTCGCACTTATTTCCATGTGGATAAGCAACACGGCTGCTACTGCCATTATGCTGCCTATCTGCATCGGGATAATCAGCAGTATGGAGAAACGTTTATCAACAGTATCGTTTAAGTACAGGGCAGGCATGATGCTGATGATTGCTTATGGGGCATCTGTAGGGGGGATAGGTACTCCGGTGGGGTCTCCTCCCAATCTTATTGCTATCGGTATGATAGAATCCCTCGCCCATTACCGTATTACCTTTTTCCAGTGGATGGCACTTGGTGTCCCCATGCTGATTATAATGTTTATTGTACTTTCCATACTACTGTTGTTCCTGCATAATCCGCCGTCAAGGACTGACTCATCTGCCTTGATAATACAGGATACTGAGGATGATGCAGCCGGGTGGAGCAAGGGAGAGATATATACATTAATCTCTTTCGGGACGGCTGTTATGTTATGGATTCTTCCAGGTATTATTGCGGTTGTTTATGGAGTTGATTCCGGTCTGTATAAGTCGCTTAAAGGGGTACTGGATGAGGGTGTTGTTGCTGTTGTCGCGGCCTTTCTGTTATTTGTACTGCCTGTAAACTGGCAGAAGAGGACATTTGCCATATCGTGGGATCAGGCAGTACGGATTGATTGGGGCACTATCCTCCTTTTCGGCGGGGGGCTGAGTCTCGGCAAACTGATGTTTGATACCGGACTTGCAAATATCATAGGCAACCGTCTAACAAATATAGCCGGTGTGGAAGGCCTGTGGAGTATTACGGCATTATCTGTGATAATCGGAATCCTTGTAAGTGAGGCCACATCTAATACAGCATCCGCAAGTATGGTTATTCCTGTTATGATCGCAATTGCCCAGGCTGCCGGCGTATCTCCTGTTCCACCGGCACTTGGGGCATGTCTTGGGGCCAGTTTCGGTTTCATGCTTCCTGTATCCACCCCGCCTAATGCAATAGTGTACGGTTCGGGCATGGTGCCCATTCTCTCGATGCTGAAGGCAGGAGTGATATTCGATGCACTCGGTTTTGTTACAATATGGACAGGGCTGCGAATATTATGTCCATTGCTTGGGCTTATGTAG